In Halorubellus sp. JP-L1, one DNA window encodes the following:
- a CDS encoding amino acid ABC transporter permease: protein MAGAERSSAERDEVVVEEWRVLSRVGTIAAVAFWGWLALRWANNWLLPPGVGVGPDEPFVDPEAVRPVSESLAFAVEFLPQLADAAWLTIVLTVVGIVLGFVIAVPLAVARVYGGSVSSAVSLLYTELIRGTPLLAQLFVLYYALNLSQYFRGLPESGFLPATAVYVALIGFTVNSAAYQGEYIRSALLSVEGDQLTAARAVGLSRLAGIRYVVLPQALRIAIPGWSNELVYLIKYSSLAAFITVPELYKVSQGIASQNFAYTSIFTLVALLYLGLVVSASKGMSVVEERVAIPGLGTGTDR, encoded by the coding sequence ATGGCGGGCGCCGAACGGAGTTCCGCGGAGCGAGACGAGGTCGTCGTCGAGGAGTGGCGCGTCCTCTCGCGCGTGGGGACGATCGCGGCGGTCGCGTTCTGGGGCTGGCTGGCGTTGCGCTGGGCGAACAACTGGCTGCTCCCGCCGGGCGTGGGCGTCGGACCGGACGAGCCGTTCGTCGACCCGGAGGCGGTCCGGCCGGTGTCGGAGTCGCTGGCGTTCGCCGTCGAGTTCCTCCCGCAGCTCGCGGACGCGGCGTGGCTCACCATCGTCCTGACGGTCGTGGGTATCGTGCTCGGGTTCGTCATCGCGGTGCCGCTCGCGGTCGCTCGCGTCTACGGCGGGTCCGTGTCGTCCGCCGTCTCGCTGCTGTACACGGAACTGATCCGGGGGACGCCGCTGCTCGCACAGTTGTTCGTGCTCTACTACGCGCTGAACCTCTCGCAGTACTTCCGCGGGCTCCCCGAGAGCGGGTTCCTGCCCGCGACCGCGGTGTACGTCGCACTCATCGGGTTCACGGTGAACAGCGCCGCGTACCAGGGCGAGTACATCCGGTCGGCGCTACTGTCCGTCGAGGGCGACCAGTTGACGGCGGCGCGCGCGGTCGGACTCTCGCGGCTCGCGGGCATCCGGTACGTGGTATTGCCGCAGGCGCTCCGGATCGCGATCCCCGGCTGGTCGAACGAGCTCGTCTACCTCATCAAGTACTCGTCGCTGGCGGCGTTCATCACCGTCCCGGAACTGTACAAGGTCTCGCAGGGCATCGCGTCGCAGAACTTCGCGTACACGAGCATCTTCACGCTCGTCGCACTCCTCTACCTCGGGCTCGTCGTCTCCGCGTCGAAGGGGATGAGCGTCGTCGAGGAGCGCGTCGCCATCCCGGGCCTGGGTACCGGCACGGACCGCTGA
- the bioB gene encoding biotin synthase BioB: MVYETGNRTVDDAVERVLDGETLDRRDGLALIAQPVEALAPAADHVRSELGDGTVDACSIVNAKAGNCAEDCGFCAQSVHFDTGIDTYGFLDPEEILDAAERAERDGAQRFGIVVAEKGVSKERRPDEWDDVIRAIRLVRDETDVEVDASLGILTEEEAAILADEGINHYNHNVETSPRYFPEVVDTHDFEDRVATLEVAKDAGMDLCAGVILGMGESPTDRVDAAIALQDVGVSSLPVNVLNPVEGTAMGGMESADISTAEILKTVAVYRLLHPHARVRLTGGREVNLAMDEQHLPFEAGADGILTGDYLTTDGQSPGDDIEIIERAGLEPNRDVNEFDPEAVKGRECETQSADAVTAESDDDGATADVPPETAAGSATSTATRNDDD, from the coding sequence GTGGTTTACGAGACTGGGAATCGGACGGTCGACGACGCCGTCGAACGCGTCCTCGACGGGGAGACCCTCGACCGACGCGACGGACTGGCGCTGATCGCACAGCCGGTCGAGGCGCTGGCACCGGCCGCGGACCACGTCCGAAGCGAACTCGGCGACGGCACCGTCGACGCGTGCTCCATCGTGAACGCGAAGGCCGGGAACTGCGCCGAGGACTGCGGGTTCTGCGCGCAGTCCGTCCACTTCGACACCGGCATCGACACGTACGGGTTCCTCGACCCCGAGGAGATACTCGACGCCGCCGAGCGCGCGGAGCGCGACGGCGCGCAGCGGTTCGGGATCGTCGTCGCGGAGAAAGGCGTCTCGAAGGAGCGTCGTCCCGACGAGTGGGACGACGTGATCCGCGCGATACGACTCGTCCGCGACGAGACCGACGTCGAGGTGGACGCGAGCCTCGGCATCCTCACCGAGGAGGAGGCCGCAATCCTCGCCGACGAGGGCATCAATCACTACAATCACAACGTCGAGACGAGTCCCCGGTACTTCCCCGAGGTCGTCGACACGCACGACTTCGAGGACCGCGTCGCGACGCTCGAGGTCGCGAAGGACGCCGGCATGGACCTCTGTGCGGGCGTCATCCTCGGAATGGGCGAGAGCCCGACCGACCGCGTCGACGCCGCCATCGCCTTGCAGGACGTCGGCGTCTCCAGCCTCCCCGTGAACGTCCTCAATCCCGTCGAGGGCACCGCGATGGGGGGAATGGAGTCCGCGGACATCTCGACGGCGGAGATACTGAAGACGGTCGCCGTGTATCGACTCCTCCACCCGCACGCTCGCGTTCGCCTGACCGGCGGTCGCGAGGTGAACCTCGCGATGGACGAACAGCACCTCCCGTTCGAGGCCGGCGCGGACGGCATCCTCACCGGCGACTACCTCACGACCGACGGGCAGTCGCCGGGCGACGACATCGAGATCATCGAACGCGCGGGCCTGGAACCGAACCGTGACGTCAACGAGTTCGACCCCGAGGCGGTGAAAGGCCGCGAGTGCGAGACGCAATCGGCGGACGCGGTGACGGCCGAAAGCGACGACGACGGCGCGACCGCAGATGTGCCGCCGGAGACGGCGGCGGGGTCCGCGACCAGTACCGCGACGCGAAACGACGACGACTGA
- a CDS encoding transcriptional regulator: MTRDITFAVLGTGGIGRRTLEVSQYKDGITPVAACDRNGIAVDRDGLDVDELLDATEGNIASEEAYEVGDGVESAGDATGSDGGPLTDGGEVAADADGGVKQHGAGAGVVASAQAEPTRSPIQDVIDEAVAAGIDAVLLALPNLEHDFVPNTAERFADAGYDGVLVDVLKRSRVIGTLDEREETFADAGMTFVCGAGATPGFLTGAAALAAQSFVEVESVDIWWGVGLKSGYEDNRGTVREDIAHLDGYDVETAREMSEAEIEALVDEHDGRFEFHDMEHADDVLLERAGVCDAADVSVGGVLDVRSDEKPVTTTVEVTGRTFDGETATNTFELGDDTSMEANVNGPALGYVRRGVAMNRDGRTGVFGPAELMPGF, encoded by the coding sequence ATGACACGAGACATCACGTTCGCCGTGCTCGGCACGGGCGGCATCGGTCGACGAACGCTCGAGGTATCCCAGTACAAGGACGGCATCACGCCGGTCGCGGCGTGCGACCGGAACGGCATCGCGGTCGACCGCGACGGCCTCGACGTCGACGAACTGCTCGACGCGACGGAAGGGAATATAGCGAGTGAAGAGGCGTACGAGGTCGGCGACGGGGTCGAGAGCGCAGGCGACGCGACCGGGAGCGACGGTGGCCCCCTCACCGACGGCGGTGAGGTCGCCGCCGACGCGGACGGCGGGGTCAAGCAACACGGCGCGGGTGCCGGCGTGGTCGCGAGCGCGCAGGCCGAACCGACGCGGTCCCCGATCCAGGACGTCATCGACGAGGCGGTCGCGGCCGGCATCGACGCGGTCCTGCTCGCGCTCCCGAACCTCGAGCACGACTTCGTGCCGAACACCGCCGAGCGGTTCGCGGACGCGGGCTACGACGGCGTGCTCGTGGACGTCCTGAAGCGCTCGCGCGTCATCGGGACGCTCGACGAGCGCGAGGAGACGTTCGCGGACGCCGGGATGACGTTCGTCTGTGGCGCGGGCGCGACGCCGGGGTTCCTGACGGGCGCGGCGGCACTGGCGGCGCAGTCGTTCGTCGAGGTCGAGTCCGTCGACATCTGGTGGGGCGTCGGGCTCAAGTCCGGGTACGAGGACAACCGCGGCACCGTCCGCGAGGACATCGCGCACCTCGACGGCTACGACGTCGAGACCGCTCGTGAGATGAGCGAGGCCGAGATCGAGGCGCTCGTCGACGAGCACGACGGCCGGTTCGAGTTCCACGACATGGAGCACGCAGACGACGTCCTCCTCGAGCGCGCCGGCGTCTGCGACGCCGCGGACGTCTCCGTCGGCGGCGTCCTCGACGTCCGCTCCGACGAGAAGCCGGTGACGACGACCGTCGAGGTCACGGGGCGAACGTTCGACGGCGAGACGGCGACGAACACGTTCGAACTCGGCGACGACACGAGCATGGAGGCGAACGTGAACGGGCCCGCGCTCGGGTACGTGCGTCGCGGCGTCGCGATGAACCGCGACGGCCGAACCGGCGTGTTCGGCCCCGCGGAACTGATGCCCGGATTCTGA
- a CDS encoding 8-amino-7-oxononanoate synthase, with protein MSGTDDDAGVDGGTSGHGFDVARRVTEIREADLYRDLQPADAVDSAAYFAPDPGGDLPVLSGERELVFASNNYLGLTQDERVQRAVAEAAETVGTGAGASRLVTGDTLLHRDLEARLAETKRTERALAFSSGYAANVGTIAALDPDVVFSDALNHASIVDACRLSNAEVVVYGHCDADDLRAKMAACDRPGSWLVVTDTVFSMDGTVAPLAELCNAADRHDAWVMVDEAHATGLYDDGGGIVQREGLSDRVDVQLGTLSKALASQGGYVAGSDALVELLVNDARSFVFSTGLTPTAAAAAGEALHIARHGAVRSRLWENVTHLREGLTDVGYDVHGDTQILPVMVGDREEALALADAVRDRGVLAPAIRPPTVPEGTSRIRVVPMATHDRVDIEDCILAFKEAGEDVGVL; from the coding sequence ATGAGTGGGACGGACGACGACGCTGGCGTCGACGGGGGGACGTCGGGGCACGGGTTCGACGTCGCACGCCGCGTGACCGAGATCCGCGAGGCCGACCTGTACCGAGACCTGCAGCCGGCGGACGCGGTCGACTCGGCGGCGTACTTCGCGCCCGACCCGGGCGGCGACCTCCCGGTGTTGTCCGGCGAGCGCGAGCTCGTGTTCGCGTCGAACAACTACCTCGGGTTGACCCAGGACGAGCGCGTGCAGCGAGCGGTCGCGGAGGCCGCCGAGACCGTCGGAACGGGCGCCGGTGCGAGCCGGCTCGTGACCGGCGACACGCTACTGCATCGCGACCTGGAGGCGCGGCTCGCGGAGACGAAACGCACGGAGCGCGCGCTCGCGTTCTCCTCGGGGTACGCGGCGAACGTCGGCACCATCGCCGCGCTCGACCCCGATGTCGTGTTCTCGGACGCGCTGAATCACGCGAGCATCGTCGACGCCTGTCGGCTCTCGAACGCGGAGGTCGTGGTGTACGGGCACTGCGACGCCGACGACCTCCGCGCGAAGATGGCGGCCTGCGACCGGCCGGGGTCGTGGCTCGTCGTCACCGACACCGTGTTCTCGATGGACGGGACGGTCGCGCCGCTCGCGGAGCTCTGCAACGCGGCGGACCGCCACGACGCGTGGGTGATGGTCGACGAGGCGCACGCGACGGGCCTGTACGACGACGGCGGGGGGATCGTCCAGCGCGAGGGACTGAGCGATCGCGTGGACGTCCAGCTCGGGACGCTCTCGAAGGCGCTCGCGAGCCAGGGCGGGTACGTCGCGGGGAGCGACGCGCTCGTTGAGTTGCTCGTGAACGACGCGCGGTCGTTCGTGTTCTCGACGGGGCTGACGCCGACCGCGGCCGCGGCGGCGGGCGAGGCCCTGCACATCGCGCGCCACGGCGCCGTCCGGTCGCGGCTCTGGGAGAACGTCACGCACCTCCGCGAGGGACTCACGGACGTCGGGTACGACGTCCACGGAGATACCCAGATACTCCCCGTGATGGTCGGAGACCGCGAGGAGGCGCTCGCGCTCGCGGACGCGGTCCGGGACCGCGGCGTGCTCGCACCCGCGATCCGGCCACCGACGGTCCCCGAAGGCACGAGCCGCATCCGCGTCGTCCCGATGGCGACCCACGACCGCGTCGACATCGAGGACTGCATCCTCGCGTTCAAGGAAGCCGGCGAGGACGTCGGCGTCCTCTGA
- the bioD gene encoding dethiobiotin synthase, which yields MSECTLAVVGTGTGVGKTVVTAGLTGWLRESGVDALAVKPCQTGHPPDDDAAFVRVACGDDDAAVCPRHLEPALAPRVAADREDVALSYEVVRDEAASALATADVGVLEGIGGVRVPLAGDAEVLDLVADLADVAVVVARSGLGTLNHTALTVDALHDADVPVTGVVLNDYAGDTVAERTNPRELERMTDLSVHALPALAVDDDPAAAVRGVREHLPATVVPGGDAHLD from the coding sequence GTGAGCGAGTGCACGCTCGCGGTCGTCGGCACCGGAACGGGCGTCGGGAAGACCGTGGTCACCGCGGGCCTCACCGGCTGGCTCCGTGAAAGCGGCGTCGACGCACTCGCGGTGAAGCCCTGCCAGACGGGGCATCCGCCGGACGACGACGCCGCGTTCGTGCGCGTCGCCTGCGGCGACGACGACGCCGCGGTCTGCCCGCGCCACCTCGAACCGGCGCTCGCGCCACGAGTCGCCGCGGACCGCGAGGACGTCGCGCTCTCCTACGAGGTCGTCCGCGACGAGGCGGCGAGCGCGCTCGCGACCGCCGACGTCGGCGTCCTCGAGGGCATCGGGGGCGTCCGCGTGCCCCTCGCCGGCGACGCAGAGGTCCTCGACCTCGTCGCCGACCTGGCGGACGTCGCGGTCGTCGTCGCCCGCAGCGGCCTCGGCACCCTCAACCACACCGCGCTCACCGTCGACGCCCTCCACGACGCCGACGTCCCCGTCACCGGCGTCGTACTGAACGACTACGCCGGCGACACCGTCGCCGAACGCACGAACCCGCGCGAACTCGAACGCATGACCGACCTGTCCGTCCACGCGCTCCCCGCGCTCGCCGTCGACGACGACCCGGCCGCCGCCGTCCGCGGCGTCCGCGAACACCTCCCCGCGACGGTCGTCCCCGGCGGCGACGCCCACCTCGACTGA
- a CDS encoding replication factor C large subunit, which produces MTDWTEKYRPTTLSAVRGNDKARDAFEKWARSWDEHRQAVILHGSPGVGKTSAAHALANDMGWTVMELNASDSRTADVVEKVAGEAAKSGTLTEGGAGRRLVVLDEADNFHGNADYGGSREVTRVVKAANQPIVLIANEFYDMSNGLRNACQDVEFRDVSKRSIVPVLRDICRQEGIEYEDAALSAIAEETSGDLRSAVNDLQALAEQTEVLTADAVVTSERDRTEGIFDFLDDVIKNVDAETALKQSYDVDETPDELLNWVEDNVPKDYYGDELADAYEFLSNADRWLGRVRATQDYSYWRYAGDNVAAGVAAARRHDHGGWTRYGPPSYWSKLGRTKGKRKQRDAIARKIAERSGTSIGSARRHVLPYLSTMIHHCKPRELTVAVAATYDLDESDISYVTGSGESTNKVESIVADARERRERAAVEHSGGAFAGGRASDPDADDGDGVDAGDDGASAADDRGQATLADAGGDGDSASDGNQSGDGDDDGASDETEDGQDVEERAEEAEDDDGQSGLTDFL; this is translated from the coding sequence ATGACCGATTGGACGGAGAAGTACCGCCCGACGACGCTCTCGGCGGTCCGCGGGAACGACAAGGCGCGGGACGCGTTCGAGAAGTGGGCTCGGTCGTGGGACGAGCACCGGCAGGCGGTCATCCTCCACGGGAGTCCGGGCGTCGGGAAGACGTCGGCGGCGCACGCGCTCGCGAACGACATGGGGTGGACGGTGATGGAGTTGAACGCGAGCGACTCCCGCACCGCGGACGTCGTCGAGAAGGTCGCGGGCGAGGCGGCGAAGTCCGGGACGCTCACCGAGGGTGGCGCGGGGCGTCGGCTCGTGGTGCTGGACGAGGCGGACAACTTCCACGGGAACGCGGACTATGGTGGCAGTCGAGAAGTCACCAGGGTCGTGAAGGCGGCGAACCAGCCGATCGTCCTGATTGCGAACGAGTTCTACGACATGAGTAATGGGCTCCGGAACGCGTGCCAGGACGTCGAGTTCCGGGACGTCTCGAAGCGCTCGATCGTCCCCGTGCTCCGAGACATCTGCCGGCAGGAGGGCATCGAGTACGAGGACGCGGCGCTTTCCGCGATCGCGGAGGAGACCAGCGGCGACCTGCGGTCGGCGGTGAACGACCTGCAGGCGCTCGCCGAGCAGACCGAGGTGTTGACCGCGGACGCGGTCGTGACGAGCGAGCGCGACCGCACCGAGGGCATCTTCGACTTCCTCGACGACGTCATCAAGAACGTGGACGCGGAGACCGCACTGAAGCAGTCCTACGACGTGGACGAGACGCCGGACGAGCTCCTGAACTGGGTGGAGGACAACGTCCCGAAGGACTACTACGGGGACGAGCTCGCGGACGCGTACGAGTTCCTGTCGAACGCGGACCGCTGGCTGGGGCGAGTGCGGGCGACGCAGGACTACTCGTACTGGCGGTACGCGGGCGACAACGTCGCCGCCGGGGTGGCGGCGGCACGTCGGCACGACCACGGCGGGTGGACGCGGTACGGGCCGCCGAGTTACTGGTCGAAGCTCGGACGGACGAAGGGCAAACGCAAGCAGCGGGACGCGATCGCGCGGAAGATAGCGGAGCGCAGCGGGACGAGCATCGGGTCGGCGCGCCGGCACGTCCTCCCGTACCTGTCGACGATGATCCATCACTGCAAGCCCCGCGAGTTGACGGTGGCGGTCGCGGCGACGTACGACCTCGACGAGTCCGATATCTCGTACGTCACGGGGAGCGGGGAGAGCACGAACAAGGTCGAGTCGATCGTCGCGGACGCCCGGGAGCGCCGCGAGCGGGCGGCGGTCGAGCACTCCGGCGGCGCGTTCGCCGGTGGTCGAGCGAGCGACCCCGATGCGGACGACGGCGACGGCGTCGACGCTGGAGACGACGGGGCGTCGGCGGCGGACGATCGCGGGCAGGCGACGCTCGCGGACGCCGGCGGCGACGGCGACTCGGCGAGCGACGGCAACCAGTCGGGCGACGGTGACGACGACGGTGCGAGCGACGAGACCGAGGACGGGCAGGACGTCGAGGAGCGCGCCGAGGAGGCCGAGGACGACGACGGCCAGTCCGGGCTGACGGACTTCCTCTGA
- a CDS encoding DUF2270 domain-containing protein produces MTRDWDEFDPEAPGERAVGREMVDESTGLGSVLAHTYRGEVDRETSWRARLDSTTNWAVTVIAGILAYAFSSDRVSHAILLVAMLIGVVFLVIEARRFQRYDVWRSRVRSIQENLLATALDPSQDVEQRDWRRELSESYRAPRMQLPFSRALSHRLRRVYLPLLVALGVVWLLRLRGASGSLVDAAGVFDVPGVVVLAVVGTGFLGLAALAFVPDAAVASEVDEAGDRGMLDRKQ; encoded by the coding sequence ATGACTCGCGATTGGGACGAGTTCGACCCGGAGGCGCCCGGTGAACGAGCGGTCGGTCGGGAGATGGTCGACGAGTCGACCGGGCTCGGGTCGGTGCTCGCGCACACGTACCGCGGCGAGGTCGACCGCGAGACGTCCTGGCGGGCGCGACTGGACTCGACGACGAACTGGGCGGTGACGGTCATCGCCGGCATCCTGGCGTACGCGTTCTCGAGCGACCGGGTGTCGCACGCGATCCTCCTCGTCGCGATGCTCATCGGCGTCGTGTTCCTCGTCATCGAGGCGCGGCGATTCCAGCGCTACGACGTCTGGCGGTCGCGCGTCCGAAGCATCCAGGAGAACCTGCTCGCGACGGCACTGGATCCTTCGCAGGACGTCGAACAGCGCGACTGGCGGCGGGAGTTGAGCGAGAGCTACCGGGCGCCGCGGATGCAGTTGCCGTTCTCCCGCGCGCTCTCGCACCGACTCCGACGCGTGTACCTGCCGCTGCTGGTCGCGCTCGGGGTCGTCTGGCTGCTTCGGTTGCGGGGCGCGTCCGGGTCGCTCGTCGACGCGGCGGGCGTCTTCGACGTCCCGGGCGTGGTCGTGCTCGCCGTCGTCGGGACGGGATTTCTCGGGCTCGCGGCCCTCGCGTTCGTCCCGGACGCGGCGGTCGCCTCGGAGGTCGACGAGGCAGGCGACCGTGGCATGCTCGACCGCAAGCAGTGA
- a CDS encoding PhzF family phenazine biosynthesis protein: MGGRRFHTVDVFAREPYAGNQLAVFHDADASDPEAADFEVADLDDETMLALTRETNYSEATFVEDADPDDDRYPVRIFDPAEEIPFAGHPTIGTAAVLREFVRDDRPDELVLDLAVGDVRVWVETDADGTERYWMDQVEPEFGASIERDAVASVLGLASDDVRDAPIEVVSTGLPTLVVPLASLDAVERAATQPAAYEREIVDGLGGANVLVVAPETVDADADLHARVFADWAGVPEDPATGSAAGCLAAYLAHHDDAARRMGLHVPESGRERDDGGDAVDLAVEQGYEMNRPSRLHLRASVRDGGDGDSEGGIDVRVGGRVVPISEGHLLQPT, encoded by the coding sequence ATGGGAGGCCGTCGCTTCCACACCGTCGACGTGTTCGCACGCGAACCCTACGCAGGCAACCAGCTCGCCGTCTTCCACGACGCCGACGCTTCCGACCCCGAGGCTGCCGACTTCGAGGTTGCCGACCTCGACGACGAGACGATGCTCGCGCTCACGCGGGAGACGAACTATTCGGAGGCGACGTTCGTCGAGGACGCCGACCCCGACGACGACCGCTACCCCGTCCGCATCTTCGACCCTGCCGAAGAGATCCCGTTCGCAGGGCATCCGACGATCGGGACCGCCGCCGTCCTCCGCGAGTTCGTCCGCGACGACCGCCCGGACGAACTCGTCCTCGACCTCGCGGTCGGCGACGTCCGCGTCTGGGTCGAGACCGACGCCGACGGCACCGAACGGTACTGGATGGACCAGGTCGAACCCGAGTTCGGTGCGTCCATCGAGCGCGACGCCGTCGCGAGCGTGCTCGGCCTCGCCTCGGACGACGTCCGGGACGCGCCCATCGAAGTCGTCTCCACGGGGCTGCCGACGCTCGTCGTCCCGCTCGCGTCGCTCGACGCCGTCGAGCGCGCCGCCACCCAGCCCGCGGCCTACGAGCGCGAGATCGTCGACGGCCTCGGCGGCGCGAACGTCCTCGTCGTCGCGCCCGAGACCGTCGACGCCGACGCCGACCTCCACGCACGCGTCTTCGCCGACTGGGCGGGCGTCCCCGAGGACCCCGCGACCGGGTCCGCAGCCGGCTGCCTCGCCGCCTACCTCGCCCACCACGACGACGCCGCCCGCCGCATGGGGCTCCACGTCCCCGAGAGCGGCCGCGAACGCGACGACGGCGGGGACGCCGTCGACCTCGCCGTCGAACAGGGCTACGAGATGAACCGGCCGTCGCGACTCCACCTCCGCGCCAGCGTCCGCGACGGCGGCGACGGCGACTCGGAAGGCGGGATAGACGTCCGCGTCGGCGGCCGCGTCGTCCCGATCTCCGAAGGCCACCTCCTCCAGCCGACGTAA
- a CDS encoding MarR family transcriptional regulator, with protein MADHSQSDADVLRSKRNATRYQILVQIAERQPAVSQQEIADEIGVTAQAVSDYLQGLVEEGFVVKEGRGRYEVTKEGVDWLIGQTDGLREYVSHVADDVIGQVEVETVVARTDVSEGETVSVTMRDGVQRAIAGDAGSATAVAVTDAAAGEDVGVTNFEGVVDYELGSVTVVSVPRVQDGGSRAVDIERVRSLADDHDLLATAGTEAYVAAGRADLTPDVRFGTAAAVQEAATKGLSVLLLAATAELSAHTDRLRDANISYEVVDPAD; from the coding sequence ATGGCCGACCACTCGCAGTCGGACGCGGACGTCCTCCGGAGCAAACGCAACGCGACGCGCTACCAGATCCTCGTGCAGATCGCGGAGCGTCAGCCGGCGGTCAGCCAGCAGGAGATCGCGGACGAGATCGGCGTGACCGCGCAGGCCGTGAGCGACTACCTCCAGGGGCTCGTCGAGGAGGGGTTCGTCGTGAAGGAGGGCCGCGGCCGGTACGAGGTGACGAAGGAGGGCGTGGACTGGCTCATCGGGCAGACCGACGGGCTCCGCGAGTACGTGAGTCACGTCGCGGACGACGTCATCGGGCAGGTCGAGGTCGAGACGGTGGTCGCACGGACCGACGTCTCGGAGGGCGAGACGGTGTCGGTGACGATGCGCGATGGCGTCCAGCGCGCCATCGCGGGCGACGCCGGCAGTGCAACTGCGGTTGCGGTGACCGACGCCGCGGCGGGCGAGGACGTCGGCGTGACGAACTTCGAGGGCGTCGTCGACTACGAGCTCGGGTCGGTGACGGTCGTGTCCGTGCCGCGCGTGCAGGACGGCGGGAGTCGCGCGGTCGACATCGAGCGCGTCCGGTCGCTCGCCGACGACCACGACCTGCTCGCGACCGCCGGCACGGAGGCGTACGTCGCCGCGGGTCGCGCCGACCTCACGCCGGACGTCCGGTTCGGGACGGCCGCGGCCGTCCAGGAGGCCGCGACGAAGGGCCTGTCCGTCCTCCTGCTCGCGGCGACTGCGGAACTGAGCGCGCACACCGACCGCCTGCGGGACGCGAACATCTCCTACGAGGTCGTCGACCCCGCGGACTGA
- a CDS encoding alpha/beta fold hydrolase, producing MQVDAFGSDRDLAWVMGWGNVVESRHERWFVDRLVDAGYRVHAVELPTTTPDFQRDCVAPVREFLDGLDDPVVLAHSMGGLALAHADPDPPAVYLSPWWGMHDLPIVVEPLLALPVATPFLPISVDPEDLGGLATAADATAPNRVAPKWIQTIRAAQRSLPDLDPEDHVFYTPTDRVVDPRAIEAHAPEDQRTAYDGGHELFASERRDEYVQWVLDALPDAA from the coding sequence ATGCAAGTGGACGCGTTCGGGAGCGACCGCGACCTCGCGTGGGTGATGGGGTGGGGGAACGTCGTCGAGAGCCGGCACGAGCGCTGGTTCGTCGACAGACTCGTCGACGCCGGCTACCGCGTGCACGCCGTCGAGTTGCCGACGACGACCCCGGACTTCCAGCGCGACTGCGTCGCCCCCGTTCGCGAGTTCCTCGACGGACTCGACGACCCCGTCGTCCTCGCGCACTCGATGGGCGGCCTCGCGCTCGCGCACGCCGACCCGGACCCGCCCGCGGTCTACCTGAGTCCGTGGTGGGGGATGCACGACCTCCCCATCGTCGTCGAACCACTGCTCGCGCTCCCCGTCGCCACGCCGTTCCTCCCCATCAGCGTCGACCCCGAGGACCTCGGCGGGCTCGCGACCGCCGCGGACGCGACCGCCCCGAACCGCGTCGCCCCGAAGTGGATCCAGACGATTCGCGCCGCCCAGCGCTCGCTCCCCGACCTCGATCCCGAGGACCACGTCTTCTACACGCCAACGGACCGCGTCGTCGACCCGCGCGCGATCGAAGCACACGCCCCCGAGGACCAGCGGACGGCGTACGACGGTGGCCACGAGTTGTTCGCCTCCGAGCGCCGCGACGAGTACGTCCAGTGGGTGCTCGACGCACTCCCCGACGCCGCCTGA
- a CDS encoding pyridoxamine 5'-phosphate oxidase family protein: MGDTDSHRLDDDALDAVLSTGGVGVLAFASGADDPPHSVPVSYGYDAETESLFFRLAVGGDSTKAELLDAPATFTVYREGEDGYESVVAQGQLESIAEEDVDPSVLDGLSRVDIPLFDAFERDTREIQFEFVRLDAADATGKRTLE; this comes from the coding sequence ATGGGCGATACCGACTCTCACCGGCTCGACGACGACGCGCTGGACGCGGTGCTGAGCACGGGCGGCGTCGGCGTGCTCGCGTTCGCCAGCGGCGCCGACGACCCCCCGCACTCGGTGCCAGTCTCCTACGGGTACGACGCCGAGACCGAGTCGCTATTCTTCCGGCTCGCCGTCGGCGGCGACAGCACGAAGGCGGAACTCCTCGACGCCCCGGCGACGTTCACCGTCTACCGCGAGGGCGAGGACGGCTACGAGAGCGTCGTCGCGCAGGGGCAACTCGAGTCCATCGCCGAGGAGGACGTCGACCCGTCCGTCCTCGACGGGCTCTCGCGCGTCGACATCCCGCTGTTCGACGCGTTCGAGCGCGACACGCGTGAGATCCAGTTCGAGTTCGTCCGACTGGACGCCGCGGACGCCACCGGGAAGCGCACACTCGAGTGA